A single Mixta calida DNA region contains:
- the vapB gene encoding type II toxin-antitoxin system VapB family antitoxin gives MEKTTVFKNNRSQAVRLPKAVALPDNVSQVEIIAVGRTRIITPAGEGWDSWFDGEDVTSDFMTARDQPDEQERESF, from the coding sequence ATGGAAAAGACGACCGTGTTTAAAAACAATCGCAGCCAGGCGGTGCGTTTGCCTAAAGCCGTCGCGCTGCCGGACAATGTCAGCCAGGTTGAAATTATTGCCGTGGGCCGGACGCGGATAATTACGCCCGCAGGCGAGGGTTGGGATAGCTGGTTTGATGGAGAGGACGTAACATCAGATTTTATGACGGCACGGGATCAGCCTGATGAACAAGAAAGGGAAAGCTTCTGA
- the guaA gene encoding glutamine-hydrolyzing GMP synthase, with translation MTTENIHKHRILILDFGSQYTQLVARRVRELGVYCELWAWDVTEAQIREFKPSGIILSGGPESTTELDSPRAPEYVFNAGVPVLGVCYGMQTMAMQLGGKVEGSSEREFGYAQVEVRTDSALVRGIEDSISAAGLPLLDVWMSHGDKVTAIPSDFVTVASTETCPFAIMANEEKRFYGVQFHPEVTHTRQGLRMLERFVLDICECEALWTPAKIIEDIVERLREQVGNDKVILGLSGGVDSSVTAMLLHRAIGDRLTCVFVDNGLLRLNEAEQVMDMFGDHFGLNIIHVPAEARFLDALAGIDEPEAKRKTIGRVFVEVFDEQATSLKDVKWLAQGTIYPDVIESAASATGKAHVIKSHHNVGGLPKEMKLGLVEPLKELFKDEVRKIGLELGLPYDMLYRHPFPGPGLGVRVLGEVKKEYCDLLRRADAIFIEELRKADLYNKVSQAFTVFLPVRSVGVMGDGRKYDWVVSLRAVETIDFMTAHWAHLPYEFLGRVSNRIINEINGISRVVYDISGKPPATIEWE, from the coding sequence ATGACGACGGAAAATATTCATAAGCACCGTATTTTAATCCTCGATTTTGGTTCGCAGTACACTCAGCTGGTGGCGCGCCGCGTGCGCGAGCTGGGCGTATATTGCGAACTCTGGGCCTGGGATGTGACCGAAGCGCAGATCCGCGAATTTAAACCAAGCGGCATCATTCTTTCCGGCGGCCCGGAAAGCACCACCGAACTCGACAGCCCGCGCGCGCCGGAATATGTTTTTAACGCTGGCGTGCCGGTGCTGGGCGTCTGCTACGGCATGCAGACCATGGCAATGCAGCTGGGCGGTAAAGTAGAAGGCTCCAGCGAACGCGAGTTCGGCTATGCGCAGGTGGAGGTCAGAACCGACAGCGCGCTGGTGCGCGGCATTGAAGATTCCATCAGCGCTGCTGGCCTGCCGCTGCTGGATGTCTGGATGAGCCACGGCGACAAGGTAACGGCAATCCCGTCCGACTTTGTCACCGTCGCCAGCACCGAAACCTGTCCGTTCGCCATTATGGCTAACGAAGAGAAGCGTTTCTACGGCGTGCAGTTCCACCCGGAAGTGACCCACACCCGCCAGGGGCTGCGTATGCTGGAGCGCTTCGTGCTGGATATCTGTGAGTGTGAGGCGCTCTGGACCCCGGCGAAGATCATTGAAGATATCGTTGAGCGTCTGCGCGAGCAGGTTGGCAACGATAAAGTGATCCTCGGTCTTTCCGGCGGCGTCGACTCCTCCGTGACCGCCATGCTGCTGCATCGCGCCATCGGCGACCGTCTGACCTGCGTCTTCGTCGATAACGGTCTGCTGCGTCTGAACGAAGCGGAGCAGGTGATGGATATGTTCGGCGACCATTTCGGCCTGAATATCATCCACGTGCCGGCGGAAGCGCGCTTCCTTGACGCGCTGGCGGGCATCGATGAACCGGAAGCCAAGCGTAAAACCATTGGCCGCGTCTTTGTTGAGGTCTTCGACGAGCAGGCGACCAGCCTGAAAGACGTGAAGTGGCTGGCGCAGGGCACCATCTACCCTGACGTGATTGAGTCCGCCGCCTCCGCCACCGGCAAGGCGCACGTAATTAAATCGCACCACAACGTCGGCGGCCTGCCGAAAGAGATGAAGCTGGGCCTGGTCGAGCCGTTGAAAGAGCTGTTTAAGGATGAAGTGCGCAAGATCGGCCTGGAGCTGGGCCTGCCGTACGATATGCTCTATCGCCATCCGTTCCCGGGTCCGGGTCTGGGCGTGCGCGTGCTGGGCGAAGTGAAGAAAGAGTACTGCGATCTGCTGCGCCGCGCCGACGCCATCTTTATCGAAGAACTGCGTAAAGCCGATCTCTACAACAAAGTGAGCCAGGCGTTTACCGTCTTCCTGCCGGTGCGTTCTGTCGGCGTGATGGGCGATGGTCGTAAATATGACTGGGTGGTTTCGCTGCGTGCGGTGGAAACTATCGACTTTATGACCGCGCACTGGGCGCATCTGCCGTATGAGTTCCTGGGCCGCGTCTCTAACCGCATTATTAATGAGATCAACGGCATTTCCCGCGTGGTTTACGATATCTCCGGCAAGCCGCCAGCGACGATCGAGTGGGAATGA
- the guaB gene encoding IMP dehydrogenase has translation MLRIAKEALTFDDVLLVPAHSTVLPNTADLSTQLTKTIRLNIPMLSAAMDTVTEAGLAIALAQEGGLGFIHKNMSIERQAEEVRKVKKHESGVVTDPQTVLPTTTLREVKELTERNGFAGYPVVTEDNQLVGIITGRDVRFVTDLNLPVTAVMTPKERLVTVKEGEAREVVLQRMHEKRVEKALVVDDSFRLLGMITVKDFQKAERKPLACKDEHGRLRVGAAVGAGAGNEARVDALVAAGVDVLLIDSSHGHSEGVLQRIRETRAKYPNLQIIGGNVATGAGALALAQAGVSAVKVGIGPGSICTTRIVTGVGVPQITAVSDAVEALEGTGVPVIADGGIRFSGDIAKAIAAGAACVMVGSMLAGTEESPGEIELYQGRAFKSYRGMGSLGAMSKGSSDRYFQSDNAADKLVPEGIEGRVAYKGRLKEIVHQQMGGLRSCMGLTGCATIEELRTKAEFVRISGAGISESHVHDVTITKESPNYRMGS, from the coding sequence ATGCTACGAATCGCTAAAGAAGCACTCACTTTTGACGACGTTTTGCTCGTTCCTGCTCACTCCACTGTACTGCCTAACACGGCCGACCTCAGCACCCAACTGACCAAAACCATTCGTCTGAACATTCCAATGCTCTCTGCCGCCATGGATACCGTGACCGAAGCCGGTCTGGCTATCGCGCTGGCGCAGGAAGGCGGGCTGGGCTTTATCCACAAAAATATGTCCATCGAGCGCCAGGCGGAAGAAGTGCGCAAGGTGAAAAAGCATGAAAGCGGCGTCGTGACCGATCCGCAGACCGTGCTGCCGACCACTACGCTGCGTGAAGTAAAAGAGCTGACCGAGCGCAACGGTTTCGCCGGCTATCCGGTCGTGACGGAGGATAACCAGCTGGTCGGGATTATCACCGGCCGCGACGTACGTTTCGTGACCGATCTCAACCTGCCGGTCACCGCCGTGATGACGCCAAAAGAGCGCCTGGTGACGGTTAAAGAGGGTGAAGCGCGCGAAGTGGTGCTGCAAAGAATGCATGAGAAGCGCGTCGAAAAAGCGCTGGTGGTGGATGACAGCTTCCGTCTGCTCGGCATGATCACCGTAAAAGATTTCCAGAAGGCGGAGCGTAAGCCGCTGGCCTGTAAAGATGAGCATGGCCGTCTGCGCGTTGGCGCGGCGGTCGGCGCAGGCGCGGGCAATGAAGCACGCGTCGATGCGCTGGTGGCGGCGGGCGTTGACGTGCTGCTGATCGACTCCTCTCACGGTCATTCCGAAGGCGTGCTGCAACGCATCCGCGAAACGCGCGCCAAATATCCTAACCTGCAGATCATCGGCGGCAACGTCGCGACCGGCGCGGGCGCGCTGGCGCTGGCCCAGGCGGGCGTAAGCGCGGTGAAAGTCGGCATCGGCCCTGGCTCTATCTGCACCACCCGTATCGTTACCGGCGTCGGCGTGCCGCAGATTACTGCGGTTTCCGACGCGGTTGAAGCGCTGGAAGGCACCGGCGTGCCGGTGATTGCCGACGGCGGCATCCGCTTCTCCGGCGATATCGCTAAAGCGATCGCCGCAGGCGCCGCCTGCGTAATGGTCGGCTCAATGCTGGCCGGCACCGAAGAATCCCCAGGCGAAATCGAGCTTTACCAGGGCCGCGCGTTTAAATCCTATCGCGGCATGGGTTCGCTGGGCGCGATGTCTAAAGGCTCCTCCGATCGCTACTTCCAGAGCGACAACGCGGCGGACAAGCTGGTGCCGGAAGGCATCGAAGGCCGCGTCGCCTATAAAGGCCGCCTGAAAGAGATCGTGCATCAGCAGATGGGCGGCCTGCGCTCCTGCATGGGGCTGACCGGCTGCGCCACTATCGAAGAGCTGCGCACTAAAGCGGAATTTGTACGCATCAGCGGCGCCGGTATTTCGGAAAGCCACGTCCATGACGTGACCATCACTAAAGAGTCGCCAAACTATCGCATGGGATCCTAA
- the xseA gene encoding exodeoxyribonuclease VII large subunit encodes MSLPPSANIFTVSRLNTTVRQLLEGEMGQIWLSAEISNFTQPASGHWYFTLKDDTAQVRSAMFRNSNRRVTFRPQHGQQVLVRATVTLYEPRGDYQLIVESMHPAGEGLLQQQFEQLKQRLAAEGLFEQQHKQPLPEPARQVGVITSATGAALHDVLRVLHRRDPSLPVIIYPTAVQGNDAPASIARAIELANLRNECDVLIVGRGGGSLEDLWSFNDERVARAIFASRIPIVSAVGHETDVTIADFVADLRAPTPSAAAEIVSRNQVELLRQLQSQQTRLEMAMDYYLAQQQRTFTRLQHRLQQQHPQLRLARQQTALFRLQRRLDEALQLRLREAARQQDRLTQRLAAQQPQRNINRAQQQLQQWQYRLTQAMRQRLSEEKQRFGALAGHLEGVSPLATLARGFSVTQTPTGEVLKTAGQLQPGDKLQTRLQDGWVESEVKTITPLKKTRKKRT; translated from the coding sequence ATGTCGCTACCGCCTTCCGCCAATATATTTACCGTCAGCCGCCTTAATACCACGGTGCGTCAGCTGCTGGAAGGCGAGATGGGTCAGATCTGGCTCAGCGCCGAGATCTCTAACTTTACCCAGCCCGCTTCCGGCCACTGGTACTTCACGCTGAAAGATGACACCGCCCAGGTGCGCAGCGCCATGTTCCGTAACAGCAACCGGCGCGTAACTTTCCGTCCGCAGCATGGACAGCAGGTGCTGGTGCGCGCCACGGTGACGCTTTACGAGCCGCGTGGCGACTATCAGCTGATTGTCGAAAGCATGCATCCGGCGGGCGAAGGTCTGCTGCAACAGCAGTTTGAACAGCTGAAGCAGCGGCTGGCGGCGGAAGGACTGTTTGAGCAGCAGCATAAACAGCCGCTGCCTGAACCGGCGCGTCAGGTGGGCGTGATCACTTCCGCTACCGGCGCGGCGCTGCATGATGTGCTGCGCGTGCTGCATCGCCGCGATCCGTCGCTGCCGGTGATCATCTATCCGACGGCGGTCCAGGGCAACGATGCCCCTGCATCCATCGCGCGCGCCATTGAGCTGGCTAACCTGCGCAACGAGTGCGACGTGCTGATCGTCGGACGCGGCGGCGGCTCGCTGGAAGATTTATGGAGCTTTAACGACGAGCGGGTGGCGCGGGCGATTTTCGCCAGCCGCATTCCGATCGTCAGCGCCGTCGGCCATGAAACCGACGTAACCATCGCCGATTTTGTCGCCGACCTGCGCGCGCCGACGCCTTCCGCCGCGGCGGAGATCGTCAGTCGCAATCAGGTGGAACTGCTGCGCCAGCTGCAGTCGCAGCAGACGCGGCTGGAGATGGCGATGGACTACTACCTGGCCCAGCAGCAGCGCACCTTTACCCGCCTGCAACACCGTTTGCAGCAGCAGCATCCGCAGCTGCGGCTGGCACGCCAGCAGACGGCGCTGTTCCGTCTGCAACGGCGGCTGGACGAGGCGTTACAGCTGCGTCTGCGCGAGGCCGCGCGCCAGCAGGATCGTCTGACGCAGCGCCTGGCGGCCCAGCAGCCGCAGCGTAATATCAACCGTGCGCAGCAGCAGCTTCAGCAGTGGCAATATCGTCTGACGCAGGCGATGCGGCAGCGGCTGAGTGAAGAAAAACAGCGCTTCGGCGCGCTGGCGGGACATCTGGAAGGCGTCAGCCCGCTGGCGACGTTGGCACGCGGCTTCAGCGTGACGCAGACGCCCACCGGCGAGGTGCTGAAAACCGCCGGGCAGCTTCAGCCTGGCGACAAGCTGCAAACCCGCCTGCAGGATGGCTGGGTGGAAAGCGAAGTAAAAACTATCACGCCGCTGAAAAAAACGCGCAAAAAGCGGACATAG
- a CDS encoding glycoside hydrolase family 31 protein has translation MKTLKNWTLAGKYADRIELQVDGRHLFCLYVLEESMFRILIKRNGELALDRTWSIAPQEDVPWEGRDRLSVEGFSLPGYHLETYADRLIISSQHLRVTVHQPLWLAWEYLDADNQWRPLVEDRRTSAYLLNAHGDGVAHYQRRFADDRYYGLGEKAGDLERSGRRFEMRNLDAMGYNAASTDPLYKHIPFTITRREQVSFGLFYDNLSSCWLDLGNELDNYHQPYRRYQAEAGDLDYYLFFGPRVLDVTKAFVRLTGKTCFGPKWSLGYSGSTMHYTDAPDAQHQLQQFIQLCRQHAIPCDSFQLSSGYTSIGNKRYVFNWNYEKVPQPRQLSAAFHEAGLRLAANIKPCLLQDHPRYEEAARQGLFIRDSESDAPERSCFWDDEGSHLDFTNPDAIRWWQQGVTTQLLEMGIDATWNDNNEYEIWDGEARCHGFGRPVAIKHIRPVMPLLMMRASLEAQQRFAPQQRPYLISRSGCAGMQRYVQTWSGDNRTSWQTLRYNTRMGLGMSLSGLYNVGHDVGGFSGDRPDAELFARWVQNGVMHPRFTIHSWNDDGTVNEPWMYPAVTDIVREAIRLRYRLLPYFYTLLWQASVDDEPMLRPTFLDHEHDAHAWQETDDFLIGRDLLVASVVEPGQRQRRVWLPDNGTGWYCFWSGQWYGGGQWITLDAPLERLPLLARAGAGLPMSQRLAHVDAAADNQRELRLFPLSAGESEGMLFEDDGESYGWREGDALWLRWRMTCDATRITLNIAREGRYQPAWRQLEIVLPSGERRELWINGEAASAYRL, from the coding sequence ATGAAGACGTTAAAAAACTGGACGCTGGCGGGGAAGTACGCCGACAGGATCGAACTGCAGGTTGACGGGCGGCATCTGTTTTGCCTCTACGTGCTGGAGGAGTCGATGTTCCGCATCCTGATCAAACGCAACGGCGAGCTGGCGCTGGATCGCACCTGGAGCATCGCGCCGCAGGAAGATGTGCCCTGGGAGGGACGCGATCGCCTGAGCGTGGAGGGCTTCAGCCTGCCGGGCTATCATCTGGAAACCTACGCCGATCGGCTGATCATCAGCAGCCAGCATCTGCGCGTCACGGTGCATCAGCCGCTCTGGCTGGCGTGGGAATATCTGGATGCGGATAACCAGTGGCGTCCGCTGGTCGAAGATCGTCGCACCAGCGCCTATCTGCTGAATGCGCACGGCGACGGCGTGGCGCACTACCAGCGCCGTTTCGCCGACGATCGCTACTACGGGCTGGGGGAAAAAGCGGGCGACCTAGAGCGCAGTGGACGACGCTTTGAGATGCGCAATCTGGATGCGATGGGCTATAACGCCGCCAGCACCGATCCGCTCTACAAGCATATTCCGTTTACCATTACCCGCCGCGAGCAGGTTAGCTTCGGCCTGTTTTACGATAATCTCAGCAGCTGCTGGCTCGACCTCGGCAACGAACTGGACAACTATCATCAGCCTTACCGCCGCTATCAGGCGGAGGCGGGCGATCTCGACTACTACCTGTTTTTCGGTCCGCGCGTGCTGGACGTCACTAAAGCCTTTGTGCGGCTTACCGGAAAAACCTGTTTCGGGCCGAAGTGGAGCCTGGGCTACAGCGGCTCCACCATGCACTACACCGACGCGCCCGACGCGCAGCACCAGCTACAGCAGTTTATTCAGCTCTGCCGGCAGCACGCTATTCCCTGCGACTCTTTCCAGCTTTCTTCCGGCTACACCTCCATCGGCAATAAGCGCTACGTATTTAACTGGAACTATGAAAAAGTGCCGCAGCCGCGCCAGCTAAGCGCGGCGTTTCATGAGGCGGGACTGCGGCTGGCGGCCAATATCAAACCCTGCCTGCTACAGGATCATCCGCGTTATGAAGAAGCGGCGCGGCAGGGGCTGTTTATTCGCGATTCCGAATCGGATGCGCCGGAGCGCTCCTGCTTTTGGGACGATGAGGGATCGCACCTCGATTTTACCAATCCCGATGCGATACGCTGGTGGCAGCAGGGCGTCACCACGCAGCTGCTGGAGATGGGCATCGATGCCACCTGGAACGACAACAACGAATATGAGATCTGGGACGGCGAGGCGCGCTGTCACGGCTTCGGTCGCCCCGTGGCGATTAAGCACATTCGTCCGGTGATGCCGTTGTTGATGATGCGCGCCTCGCTGGAGGCGCAGCAGCGTTTCGCGCCGCAGCAACGGCCTTACCTGATTTCGCGCTCCGGCTGCGCCGGTATGCAGCGCTACGTACAGACCTGGAGCGGCGACAACCGCACCAGCTGGCAGACGCTGCGCTACAACACGCGCATGGGGCTGGGGATGAGCCTGTCGGGGCTGTATAACGTCGGTCACGACGTCGGCGGCTTCTCCGGCGACAGGCCGGACGCGGAGCTGTTTGCCCGCTGGGTGCAGAACGGCGTGATGCATCCGCGTTTTACCATACACTCATGGAATGACGACGGCACGGTAAACGAGCCGTGGATGTATCCCGCCGTAACGGACATCGTGCGCGAGGCGATCCGCCTGCGCTACCGTCTGCTGCCTTACTTTTACACGCTGCTGTGGCAGGCCAGCGTTGACGATGAGCCGATGCTGCGGCCCACCTTTCTTGATCATGAACATGACGCACACGCCTGGCAGGAAACGGATGATTTTCTTATCGGACGCGATCTGCTGGTGGCGAGCGTGGTGGAGCCGGGCCAGCGTCAGCGCCGGGTATGGCTGCCCGATAACGGCACAGGCTGGTACTGCTTCTGGAGCGGACAATGGTACGGCGGCGGACAGTGGATCACGCTGGATGCGCCGCTGGAGCGGCTGCCGCTGCTGGCGCGCGCCGGCGCCGGGCTGCCGATGTCGCAGCGGCTGGCGCATGTGGACGCGGCTGCGGACAATCAGCGCGAGCTGCGGCTGTTTCCGCTGTCAGCAGGAGAGAGCGAAGGAATGCTTTTCGAGGATGACGGCGAAAGCTACGGCTGGCGTGAGGGCGATGCGCTCTGGCTGCGCTGGCGAATGACCTGCGACGCGACGCGCATTACGCTGAACATAGCGCGGGAAGGGCGCTATCAGCCCGCGTGGCGGCAGTTAGAGATAGTGCTGCCATCCGGCGAACGGCGTGAATTGTGGATTAACGGCGAAGCTGCCTCAGCGTATCGACTGTAG
- a CDS encoding MFS transporter: protein MSIETEQATATRSARKFKSLRWWMLALFLLGITINYITRNSLGILAPELKVSLNMSTEQYSWVVAAFQLAYTLFQPLCGWLIDVIGLKTGFMICATLWALVCMLHAGAGSWVQLALLRFFMGGAEAAATPANARAIADWFPKKERPVAAGWAGVGFSVGAMLAPPIIVVAHLTLGWQGAFLFSGALGLVWVVLWWRFYHAPQQHPNLSQQELDLIREDNEPDLPKLPFFTSLARLCRDKKFYGIAIPAFLAEPAWAVFSFWVPLYLATERGMDLKQIALFAWLPFLAADIGSVASGYLTNLYRKWFGFQRINSVIASSVTGAFLMLSLTLVAVTKDPFLAIALISIGGFGHQVISCMLSALVVESFDKNQMATVNGMRGSCAWIASFLFSLLIGAVSDTIGFGPLFVAMGFFDLIGALFLIALLAERRAKKR, encoded by the coding sequence ATGAGTATTGAAACCGAACAGGCCACCGCAACCCGTTCTGCCCGTAAATTCAAGTCGCTGCGCTGGTGGATGCTGGCGCTCTTTCTGCTCGGCATCACCATTAACTACATTACCCGCAACTCGCTGGGGATTCTGGCGCCGGAGCTCAAGGTCAGCCTGAATATGTCCACCGAGCAGTACTCCTGGGTAGTGGCGGCATTCCAGCTCGCCTATACGCTGTTTCAGCCGCTCTGCGGCTGGCTGATCGATGTGATTGGCCTGAAAACCGGCTTTATGATCTGCGCCACGCTTTGGGCGCTGGTCTGTATGCTGCACGCCGGTGCGGGAAGCTGGGTTCAGCTGGCGCTGCTGCGCTTTTTCATGGGCGGCGCTGAAGCGGCCGCCACGCCCGCCAACGCCCGTGCCATCGCCGACTGGTTTCCGAAGAAAGAGCGGCCCGTCGCCGCAGGCTGGGCCGGGGTAGGCTTCTCCGTCGGCGCGATGCTGGCGCCGCCGATTATCGTCGTCGCCCACCTGACGCTGGGCTGGCAGGGCGCCTTTCTCTTTTCCGGCGCGCTGGGGCTGGTTTGGGTGGTGCTCTGGTGGCGCTTCTACCATGCGCCGCAGCAGCATCCGAACCTCAGCCAGCAGGAACTGGATCTGATCCGGGAAGATAACGAGCCGGATCTGCCGAAGCTGCCGTTTTTCACCTCGCTGGCGCGTCTCTGCCGCGACAAGAAATTTTACGGCATCGCCATTCCCGCCTTTCTTGCCGAACCGGCCTGGGCGGTCTTCAGCTTCTGGGTGCCGCTCTATCTCGCTACCGAGCGCGGCATGGATCTCAAGCAGATCGCGCTGTTCGCCTGGCTGCCTTTCCTGGCGGCCGATATTGGCAGCGTCGCCAGCGGCTATCTCACCAACCTGTATCGCAAATGGTTCGGCTTCCAGCGCATTAATTCGGTGATCGCCAGCTCCGTTACCGGCGCGTTTCTGATGCTGTCGCTGACGCTGGTCGCCGTAACCAAAGATCCGTTTCTGGCGATTGCGCTGATCTCTATCGGCGGCTTCGGCCATCAGGTGATCTCCTGCATGCTGAGCGCGCTGGTGGTGGAGTCGTTCGATAAAAATCAGATGGCGACCGTCAACGGCATGCGCGGCTCCTGCGCCTGGATCGCCAGCTTCCTCTTTTCCCTGCTGATCGGCGCCGTTTCCGACACCATCGGCTTCGGCCCGCTGTTTGTGGCGATGGGCTTTTTCGACCTTATCGGCGCGCTGTTCCTGATTGCTCTGCTGGCCGAACGCCGCGCTAAAAAACGTTAA
- a CDS encoding LacI family DNA-binding transcriptional regulator — MNGKLKITLIAHQTGLSISTVSRVLAGKANTSEAARQKVMACARQHGILQDLSQGRLMLNNLVIFAPPRAFSVRTDIFYYKVIQSVIDALRPWEVRISSCGLEEDRSDSALFVEKMNHPHTQAALIIGIDDPHIHSLAADLNKPCVLVNCSDREMRLDSVSPDHQLIGEFSASWLFQQGHRNILNLQCLRRNTMELRLAGIRQAWMRQNLTFDAGQHLVTTSGFGAEEAELAVTSWLSALPDRSRWPSAILAGGDFMAMGAVAAINKFGLSVPGDISVMSTDSSNLAEIHDVPLTSVQVPRDELGFEAVQLLQRRLLRPAAPPCNLLLQGKLAVRESVRRFSAHKMKPALSTHHPQLYDDRA; from the coding sequence ATGAATGGAAAGTTAAAAATCACCCTGATCGCCCATCAAACCGGGCTGTCGATCAGTACTGTTTCGCGCGTGCTGGCGGGCAAAGCCAACACCAGCGAAGCCGCCCGGCAAAAGGTGATGGCCTGCGCGCGCCAGCACGGTATTTTGCAGGATCTGTCGCAGGGCAGACTGATGCTGAACAACCTGGTGATTTTCGCGCCGCCGCGCGCCTTCTCGGTGCGCACCGACATTTTTTACTACAAGGTGATTCAGAGCGTGATCGATGCGCTCAGACCTTGGGAGGTGCGCATCAGCTCCTGTGGGCTGGAGGAGGATCGCAGCGACAGCGCGCTGTTCGTCGAAAAGATGAACCATCCGCATACCCAGGCGGCGTTGATTATCGGCATCGACGATCCGCATATCCATTCGCTGGCGGCGGATCTGAATAAGCCCTGCGTATTAGTTAACTGCAGCGACCGCGAGATGCGCCTCGACAGCGTTTCCCCCGATCATCAGCTGATCGGCGAGTTTTCCGCCAGCTGGCTGTTTCAGCAGGGGCACCGCAACATCCTTAACTTGCAGTGCCTGCGGCGTAACACCATGGAACTGCGTCTCGCGGGCATTCGCCAGGCGTGGATGCGGCAGAATTTGACCTTTGACGCCGGACAGCATCTGGTCACCACCTCTGGTTTCGGCGCGGAGGAGGCGGAGCTTGCGGTGACCAGCTGGCTGAGCGCCCTGCCCGATCGCAGCCGCTGGCCGAGCGCTATTCTCGCTGGCGGCGACTTTATGGCGATGGGCGCGGTCGCGGCGATCAATAAGTTCGGCCTGTCGGTGCCGGGCGATATATCGGTAATGAGCACCGACAGTTCAAACCTGGCGGAGATTCACGACGTGCCCTTGACCTCGGTACAGGTGCCGCGCGACGAACTGGGATTCGAGGCGGTTCAGCTGTTGCAGCGCAGGCTGCTGCGTCCTGCCGCCCCACCCTGTAACCTACTGTTGCAGGGGAAACTGGCGGTACGGGAATCGGTGCGGCGTTTTAGCGCCCATAAGATGAAACCGGCGCTCAGCACCCATCATCCGCAACTCTATGACGATCGCGCATAA
- a CDS encoding M4 family metallopeptidase, which yields MQRKPVSSIIPPYILRKIIDNGSGHQQDYARRTLNHVQHLMAHNWQKPTAPKNATGGHVDREIYDAQNTESLPGTLVRKEGQPENNDIAAKEAWDYLGVTYDFFWQAYQRNSLDNQGLTLRGTVHYGKEYQNAFWNGQQMVFGDGDGEIFNRFTIAIDVVAHELAHGVTETEAGLIYFEQAGALNESLSDVFGSLVKQFHLKQTADQADWLIGEGLLAEGINGRGLRSMSEPGTAYNDPMLGKDPQPAHMRDYIQTREDNGGVHLNSGIPNRAFYLAAKALGGYAWELAGRAWYDTVCDKELPQDADFKTFAQFTIRHAETRFNKATAQAIEEAWKETGVLS from the coding sequence ATGCAGCGCAAACCCGTCAGCTCCATTATTCCTCCCTATATTCTGCGTAAAATTATTGATAATGGGTCGGGCCATCAGCAGGATTACGCTCGCCGCACGTTAAACCATGTTCAGCATTTGATGGCGCATAACTGGCAGAAGCCGACCGCGCCGAAAAACGCCACCGGCGGCCATGTCGATCGTGAAATTTACGATGCGCAAAACACCGAAAGCCTGCCCGGCACGCTGGTGCGTAAAGAGGGTCAGCCGGAAAACAACGATATCGCCGCCAAAGAAGCCTGGGACTATCTCGGCGTTACCTATGATTTCTTCTGGCAGGCGTATCAGCGCAATTCGCTGGATAACCAGGGGTTGACGCTGCGCGGCACCGTTCACTATGGCAAGGAGTACCAGAACGCCTTCTGGAACGGTCAGCAGATGGTATTTGGCGACGGAGACGGCGAAATCTTCAACCGTTTCACCATCGCTATCGACGTGGTGGCGCACGAGCTGGCGCACGGCGTGACCGAAACCGAAGCGGGCCTGATCTACTTTGAACAGGCGGGCGCGCTGAATGAATCCCTCTCTGACGTTTTCGGCTCGCTGGTGAAGCAGTTCCATCTCAAGCAGACCGCGGATCAGGCCGACTGGCTGATTGGCGAAGGGCTACTGGCGGAGGGGATTAACGGACGCGGGCTGCGTTCGATGTCGGAGCCGGGCACCGCCTATAATGATCCTATGCTGGGCAAAGATCCGCAACCGGCGCATATGCGCGACTATATTCAGACGCGTGAGGATAATGGCGGGGTTCACCTGAATTCCGGCATTCCCAATCGGGCATTTTATCTGGCGGCGAAAGCGCTGGGCGGCTATGCCTGGGAACTGGCGGGACGCGCCTGGTACGATACCGTGTGCGATAAAGAACTGCCGCAGGACGCCGATTTCAAAACCTTTGCTCAGTTTACTATCCGTCACGCCGAAACGCGCTTTAACAAAGCGACGGCGCAGGCGATTGAAGAAGCATGGAAAGAAACGGGCGTTTTATCATGA
- a CDS encoding protealysin inhibitor emfourin: protein MKELPELTDDAVIDLAREGGFAYIPTLAGQRRIELGQLPNPQKERVCEILRHSLPLGEPADKPVQSGRGDQYYYRIQISYQTQQHAGDIVIVIPDSLAPPELKALWKEGE, encoded by the coding sequence ATGAAAGAGTTACCGGAACTGACCGACGACGCCGTAATCGATCTGGCGCGCGAAGGCGGTTTTGCTTATATCCCAACGTTAGCCGGTCAGCGGCGCATCGAGCTGGGCCAGTTGCCGAACCCACAGAAAGAGCGGGTATGCGAAATCCTGCGCCACTCCCTGCCGCTCGGGGAGCCGGCGGATAAGCCGGTACAGTCCGGGCGCGGCGACCAGTACTACTACCGCATCCAGATCAGCTATCAAACGCAGCAGCACGCTGGCGATATTGTGATCGTCATTCCCGACAGTCTGGCGCCGCCTGAACTTAAAGCGCTGTGGAAAGAAGGCGAATAG